The DNA window GAGGTGCGGGCGGCGCGACGTACACGGGAGGGCCGGCGGCCGCCACCACCTCGGCGGGCGGGCCCAGCCGGTCGAGCGTCGTCCGTACGTCGGCCTCGCCACTCTCGGGTCGCAGTGCCGAGACGAGGTGCTCCCGGATGTCCTCGACCAGCTCGCGCGCCTGGTCGGGTGGCAGCTGCCGGGCCCGGGCCTCCAGCTCCTGGAGGTACGCCGAGGCCAGGGGGTGCAGCTCGTCGGTGTTCATGAGTTCCTTCCTTCGAGGACCTCGTCGACGGCCTTCTTGAAGTCCGTCCACGATCCGCGGAACTGCTCCAGCGCCCGGCGGCCGCGTGGAGTGAGGCGGTAGTAGCGACGCGGCGGGCCGCTCGGCGACTCCTGCCAGCTGGTGGCGACGAGCTCGTCCTTGCGGAGCCGGCTCAGCAGCGGGTAGATGGTGCCCTCGCTGGCGACCAGCCCGGCGTCCGACAGCTCGGTCACCAGGTCGTAGCCGTAGCGCTCCTCGTCGGCGAGCAGCGCCAGCACGCAGTGCTCCAGGACGCCCCGCCGGAGCTGCGCGACGGCGGAGTCGATCGGGGGCACAGATGCAGGGTAGTGCCGGGTACCTTGTCGTGCAAGGTAACAGTCGAGGTCTGGGATCCGAGACGTTGCTCGCCTCCCGGTGCTGGCGTGGTCTCGGGAGGCAGGCGTTGGATGGGGGCATCCCCGTCCCAGAGGAGCCGCGATGAACGACTCGCCCCGGAACCCCCGGTTGCCCATCCATGCCGCGCACGGCACCGAGCTGACCGCGAAGTCGTGGCAGACCGAGGCGCCGCTGCGGATGCTGATGAACAACCTCGACCCCGAGAACGCCGAGCGTCCCGAGGACCTCGTCGTGTACGGCGGCACCGGCAAGGCCGCGCGCAGCTGGGAGGCGTACGACGCCCTGGTGCGCACCCTCACCACGCTCGAGGACGACGAGACGATGCTCGTGCAGTCCGGCAAGCCGGTCGGCGTGATGCGCACCAGCCCCTGGGCGCCACGCGTCCTGATCGCCAACTCCAACCTGGTGGGCGACTGGGCCAACTGGGAGGAGTTCCGCCGGCTCGAGGACCTGGGGCTGACGATGTACGGCCAGATGACCGCCGGGTCCTGGATCTACATCGGCACCCAGGGGATCCTGCAGGGGACCTTCGAGACCTTCGCCGCCGTCGCCGACAAGCGGTTCGGCGGCACCCTGGCCGGCACCATCACCGTGACCGCCGGCCTCGGCGGCATGGGCGGGGCCCAGCCGCTCGCCGTCACCATGAACGACGGCGTGGTGATCTGCATCGAGTGCGACCAGAGCCGCATCGCGCGCCGGATCGAGCACCGCTACCTCGACGTCCAGGCCGCGTCGCTGGAGGAGGCCGTGGAGATGGCCGTCGCCGCCCGCGACGAGCGCCGCCCGCTCTCCATCGGCGTCCTCGGCAACGCGGCGGAGATGCTGCCCGCGCTGCTCGACTCGGACGCCCCGATCGACATCGTCACCGACCAGACCTCGGCCCACGACCCGCTCTTCTACCTGCCGGTCGGCGTGCCGTTCGAGGAGTGGCAGGCGCAGCGCGAGGCCGACCCGGCCGGGTTCACCAAGGCCGCGCAGGCGTCGATGGCCACCCACGTCCGGGCGATGGTCGAGTTCCAGGACAAGGGCGCCGAGGTCTTCGACTACGGCAACTCGATCCGCGACGAGGCCCGCAAGGGCGGATACGACCGCGCGTTCGACTTCCCCGGCTTCGTGCCGGCGTACATCCGACCCCTCTTCTGCGAGGGCAAGGGCCCCTTCCGCTGGGCCGCGCTGTCCGGCGACCCGGCGGACATCGCCGCCACGGACAAGGCGATCCTCGAGCTCTTCCCCGACAACGAGCGGCTGCGGAAGTGGATCACCATGGCGGGGGAGAAGGTCGCCTTCCAGGGTCTGCCCGCGCGCATCTGCTGGCTGGGGTACGGCGAGCGCCACCTCGCGGGGCTGAAGTTCAACGAGATGGTCGCGTCCGGCGAGCTCAAGGCGCCGATCGTGATCGGCCGCGACCACCTCGACTGCGGGTCGGTCGCCTCGCCGTACCGCGAGACCGAGGCGATGCTCGACGGCTCCGACGCCATCGCGGACTGGGCGATCCTCAACGCCCTGGTCAACACGGCGTCCGGCGCGTCCTGGGTGTCCTTCCACCACGGCGGCGGCGTCGGCATGGGCCGCTCGCTGCACGCCGGCCAGGTCTGCGTGGCCGACGGCAGCGAGCTCGCCGCCCAGAAGATCGAGCGGGTCCTCACCAACGACCCCGGCATGGGCGTGATCCGCCACGTCGACGCGGGCTACGACCGCGCGGTCGAGGTCGCCGAGGAGCGGGGGGTCCGGATCCCGGTGCGCGAGGGCTGACCCTCACCGGCACCCGCCGCCGCTCACGCACGACTTGCGCGCGGTGCCCTTGCGTGCCGCGGCGGGGACGGTGGCGCTGTCGTCCAGCACGGTCACGGAGCCGACACCCGGGGTGCCGCTGGTCGCGCTGCCGCCGCTCGCCCCCGAGGTGCAGCCGCCGGAGAGGTTGACCGTGTGGTCACCGGCCGGGACCGGGCCGTCGGTGATGCCCGCGAGGTGGATCGCCGGGAAGCCGGCGTAGTCGAAGCTGATCGAGACCGCCTCGCCGAGCTGCATCGAGCTGGACACGACCGGCGTCCCGTCGACCGCGATCCACCACCGCACGAAGCTGGACGACGGGCACTGGAGCTGCCCGCTCCCGGTGAAGTCGACGAGCAGGCGTCCCGCCTTCGTCGTCGTGAACGTCGCGGCGGACGTCGTCACCCCCGCCGCCGGCAGCGTCGCGCTGCCGCCGAGGCCGACCACCTGGTTGGCCTCGGCCTTCGTCAGGTACGCCGCAGCCGGCGACCCCGCGAGCCGGTCGGCGTCGGTGGCCCTGGCTGCCTTGGCCACGGTGCCGACGATGTTGCTCGGCAGGCGGCCGGTGCGCTTGCTGGTCGCGACCAGCTTGCCCTTGCGGGCCTTGATGCTGGCGGCCGAGCCGACGGCGTGCTTGTGGTCGACGGTGTCGGCGTTCAGTGCCTTGGCGATGGCCGGACCGCCGGCGAGGCCGACGGACGTGATCAGGGCGGCGGCCGACAGCACGACGGCGACCCGGTTCCCCGTGCGGGGGGCTGAGTTGGTGGGCATCTGCCAACGGTGCGCCGCACTCCCGGGACGCACATGACCCGTCTGGGGTGTATCCAGCGCCGGGTGCGGTGCCTCAGTCCGGGTCGGAGCCCGGCTGGTGCAGCCAGGTG is part of the Nocardioides conyzicola genome and encodes:
- a CDS encoding PadR family transcriptional regulator; this translates as MPPIDSAVAQLRRGVLEHCVLALLADEERYGYDLVTELSDAGLVASEGTIYPLLSRLRKDELVATSWQESPSGPPRRYYRLTPRGRRALEQFRGSWTDFKKAVDEVLEGRNS
- the hutU gene encoding urocanate hydratase; protein product: MNDSPRNPRLPIHAAHGTELTAKSWQTEAPLRMLMNNLDPENAERPEDLVVYGGTGKAARSWEAYDALVRTLTTLEDDETMLVQSGKPVGVMRTSPWAPRVLIANSNLVGDWANWEEFRRLEDLGLTMYGQMTAGSWIYIGTQGILQGTFETFAAVADKRFGGTLAGTITVTAGLGGMGGAQPLAVTMNDGVVICIECDQSRIARRIEHRYLDVQAASLEEAVEMAVAARDERRPLSIGVLGNAAEMLPALLDSDAPIDIVTDQTSAHDPLFYLPVGVPFEEWQAQREADPAGFTKAAQASMATHVRAMVEFQDKGAEVFDYGNSIRDEARKGGYDRAFDFPGFVPAYIRPLFCEGKGPFRWAALSGDPADIAATDKAILELFPDNERLRKWITMAGEKVAFQGLPARICWLGYGERHLAGLKFNEMVASGELKAPIVIGRDHLDCGSVASPYRETEAMLDGSDAIADWAILNALVNTASGASWVSFHHGGGVGMGRSLHAGQVCVADGSELAAQKIERVLTNDPGMGVIRHVDAGYDRAVEVAEERGVRIPVREG